The following proteins are encoded in a genomic region of Pirellulales bacterium:
- a CDS encoding sugar phosphate isomerase/epimerase family protein, producing MLPAISQVCSLPSPFEKDVEDYAAGHCQAIEVWLTKLETYLQSHSLDDVRRLLQQHEVTAPVASFQGGLLVSQGDARREHWNHFERRLELCRSLGIKTLVIAGDVAGPLDEQSFGRLQGSLTQAAAKAGEHGVRLALEFQAKATYPNNLQSAAALVETIGSSNLGLCLDVFHFFTGPSKEADLAYLNADNLFHVQLCDLIGQPREFAADGDRILPGDGDFPLAAIVERLREIDYRGCVSVELLNSAIWQIPPRQFGEVGVTALRKVLGLASMD from the coding sequence ATGCTTCCCGCGATTAGCCAGGTTTGCTCGCTCCCTTCGCCGTTTGAAAAAGATGTCGAGGATTACGCGGCGGGACATTGCCAAGCGATTGAAGTTTGGCTGACGAAGTTGGAAACCTATCTTCAATCGCACAGCCTGGACGATGTGCGGCGGCTGCTCCAACAGCACGAAGTCACCGCGCCGGTCGCCAGTTTCCAAGGCGGGCTGCTTGTTTCCCAAGGAGATGCACGCCGTGAGCACTGGAACCATTTTGAGCGGCGCTTGGAATTATGTCGTTCACTTGGAATTAAAACGTTAGTCATTGCCGGAGATGTGGCCGGCCCGCTCGATGAGCAGAGTTTTGGGCGGCTGCAAGGATCGTTGACTCAGGCGGCTGCCAAAGCGGGCGAGCATGGTGTGCGGCTGGCGCTGGAATTTCAAGCGAAAGCGACGTATCCCAACAATTTACAATCGGCCGCGGCGCTAGTGGAGACAATCGGCAGCTCCAACCTGGGGCTGTGTCTGGATGTATTTCATTTCTTCACCGGCCCAAGCAAGGAAGCCGATTTGGCGTATTTGAACGCGGACAATTTATTCCACGTACAGTTGTGCGACTTGATTGGCCAGCCGCGCGAATTTGCCGCCGATGGTGATCGGATATTGCCGGGCGACGGCGATTTTCCCCTAGCGGCCATTGTGGAGCGGCTGCGAGAAATTGATTATCGCGGCTGTGTCTCGGTGGAGCTCTTGAACTCGGCCATTTGGCAAATTCCGCCGCGACAATTCGGCGAAGTTGGCGTGACAGCGCTGCGCAAAGTGCTTGGCTTGGCGAGCATGGACTGA